In Bacillus cereus ATCC 14579, a single window of DNA contains:
- a CDS encoding DgaE family pyridoxal phosphate-dependent ammonia lyase produces MGHSLNAKYGLKRVINASGRMSILGVSAPTDTVMDAMKHGGQNYVEIADLVDKAGDHIARILDSEAAVVVNSASSGIALSIAGIVTEGNRRKSERLHQEVIAKNEVIMLKGHNVQYGAPVETMIYLGGGKLVEVGYANEGKAEHIEDAIGENTAAILYVKSHHAVQKNMISVEEAWEVAQRNKVPLIVDAAAEEDIQKYVKYSDLAIYSGSKAIEGPTSGIVGGKRKYIEWLKVQLHCIGRSMKVGKETTFGLLQALDEYGVKEDKSEQEKELLQVLMPLKELNGVNVTIVQDEAGRAIFRARIHINEKELNKSAKDVVAALRDGEIAIYTRDYGVRQGFFDIDPRPLQGDDIHVIEEKMREIVGGN; encoded by the coding sequence ATGGGTCATTCATTGAATGCTAAGTACGGATTAAAAAGAGTAATTAATGCGAGCGGTAGAATGAGTATTTTAGGTGTATCTGCTCCTACAGATACGGTAATGGATGCGATGAAACATGGTGGACAAAATTATGTGGAAATTGCTGATTTAGTAGATAAAGCAGGAGACCATATTGCGAGAATTCTAGATTCAGAGGCAGCGGTCGTTGTGAATTCAGCATCGAGCGGAATTGCGCTTTCTATCGCTGGTATCGTTACAGAAGGAAATCGCCGTAAAAGTGAAAGACTTCATCAAGAAGTAATCGCGAAAAACGAAGTGATTATGTTAAAAGGTCATAACGTTCAATACGGTGCTCCTGTTGAAACGATGATTTACTTAGGCGGCGGTAAACTTGTAGAAGTTGGCTATGCAAATGAAGGGAAAGCAGAACATATTGAAGATGCAATTGGTGAAAATACAGCAGCGATTCTGTATGTGAAATCACATCATGCAGTGCAAAAAAATATGATTTCTGTTGAAGAAGCATGGGAAGTTGCGCAGCGAAATAAAGTACCGCTTATCGTGGATGCAGCAGCTGAAGAAGACATTCAAAAATATGTGAAGTATTCAGATCTTGCTATTTATAGCGGTTCAAAGGCGATTGAAGGACCTACTTCTGGTATTGTGGGCGGTAAAAGAAAGTATATTGAATGGCTGAAAGTGCAATTACATTGTATCGGAAGAAGCATGAAAGTTGGGAAAGAAACAACATTTGGCTTACTTCAAGCGCTTGATGAGTACGGAGTAAAAGAAGATAAGAGCGAGCAAGAAAAAGAATTGCTACAAGTACTTATGCCGCTAAAAGAATTAAATGGTGTAAATGTAACGATCGTTCAAGATGAAGCTGGAAGAGCAATCTTTAGAGCACGTATTCATATTAACGAAAAAGAGTTAAATAAATCGGCAAAAGACGTTGTGGCTGCATTACGCGACGGGGAAATTGCAATTTACACACGTGATTACGGAGTAAGACAAGGGTTCTTTGATATCGATCCACGTCCACTTCAAGGTGATGACATACATGTAATTGAAGAAAAAATGAGAGAAATTGTAGGGGGAAACTAA
- the dagF gene encoding 2-dehydro-3-deoxy-phosphogluconate aldolase, whose product MTNIQKRFYKGRVALNVLANNIENAKDIFEAAEGYVVVGVLSKDYPTVEEAVTAMKAYGKEIDDAVSIGLGAGDNRQAAVVAEIAKHYPGSHINQVFPSVGATRANLGEKDSWINSLVSPTGKVGYVNISTGPISAAGEEKAIVPIKTAIALVRDMGGNSLKYFPMKGLAHEEEYRAVAKACAEEGFALEPTGGIDKENFETIVRIALEANVEQVIPHVYSSIIDKETGNTKVEAVRELLAVVKKLVDQYA is encoded by the coding sequence ATGACAAACATTCAAAAACGTTTTTATAAAGGCCGCGTAGCATTAAATGTATTGGCAAACAATATAGAAAATGCGAAAGATATTTTTGAAGCAGCAGAAGGTTATGTAGTAGTGGGAGTGTTATCAAAAGACTATCCAACAGTAGAAGAAGCTGTTACAGCTATGAAAGCATATGGAAAAGAAATTGATGACGCTGTATCAATCGGACTAGGCGCAGGAGATAATCGCCAAGCGGCAGTTGTGGCTGAAATTGCGAAGCATTATCCTGGTAGCCATATTAACCAAGTGTTTCCTTCAGTTGGAGCGACACGTGCAAATCTTGGCGAAAAAGATAGCTGGATTAATAGTTTAGTATCGCCAACAGGAAAAGTAGGTTACGTAAATATTTCTACTGGCCCAATTAGTGCGGCTGGAGAAGAAAAAGCAATCGTTCCAATTAAAACAGCGATTGCACTTGTACGTGATATGGGCGGAAATTCATTGAAGTACTTCCCGATGAAAGGGCTAGCCCATGAAGAAGAATATCGCGCAGTTGCGAAAGCTTGTGCGGAAGAAGGATTCGCATTAGAGCCAACAGGCGGAATTGATAAAGAAAACTTCGAAACAATTGTACGTATTGCGCTTGAGGCAAATGTAGAGCAAGTTATCCCGCACGTGTACTCTTCTATTATTGATAAAGAAACTGGTAACACGAAAGTAGAAGCTGTGCGTGAATTATTAGCAGTCGTGAAGAAGCTAGTTGATCAATATGCGTAA
- a CDS encoding sugar kinase: protein MRKKIAAFGEVMMRLQVPGYELLSQANTLNYSFSGTGVNVVAALSHLGHEGLLISTLPENSVGDAAVSYIQKLGIQTSLVSRGGKYVGMYFLENGFGARASRVTYSNRLESSFNTASEEIYQFEEIAKEIDIVHFCGITLAMNDTVRHHMKSLARAVKENGGTVVFDCNYRPSLWGEDGYEQAKPHYEEMLGLADIVMMNEKDAMFVLGIKTEETEREAQLVDLIPKVAETYHIATIAGTHRSINSDNTHSLRGFICKDGTFTFAKTLTFSVYDRIGAGDAYTSGIIHGEIKEFAPEKAVSFASAAGMLAHTIVGDTPMSSEKDILRAMTASVGDVER, encoded by the coding sequence ATGCGTAAGAAAATTGCAGCGTTCGGCGAAGTAATGATGCGCCTGCAAGTACCTGGATATGAATTGTTGTCGCAAGCTAACACGTTAAATTACTCATTTTCAGGTACAGGTGTGAACGTTGTAGCGGCACTTTCTCACTTAGGGCATGAAGGGCTTCTTATTTCAACTTTACCGGAAAATTCGGTTGGAGATGCAGCTGTATCTTACATTCAAAAGTTAGGAATTCAAACTTCTCTTGTTTCAAGAGGTGGTAAATATGTAGGTATGTATTTTTTAGAAAATGGATTCGGTGCACGTGCAAGCCGCGTTACGTATTCGAATCGACTAGAAAGTAGCTTCAATACGGCGTCTGAAGAGATATACCAATTTGAAGAAATTGCTAAGGAAATTGATATCGTTCATTTTTGCGGTATTACACTTGCGATGAATGATACGGTGCGCCATCATATGAAGTCTTTAGCGAGAGCAGTTAAAGAAAACGGAGGAACCGTCGTTTTTGATTGTAATTATCGTCCATCACTTTGGGGAGAAGACGGATATGAACAGGCAAAACCGCATTATGAAGAAATGCTGGGACTTGCTGATATCGTTATGATGAACGAAAAAGATGCAATGTTTGTTTTAGGAATAAAAACCGAAGAAACGGAGCGAGAGGCGCAACTTGTTGATCTTATTCCAAAGGTAGCTGAAACGTATCATATCGCTACAATCGCTGGTACTCATCGCTCTATTAACAGTGATAATACACATTCGCTTCGCGGGTTTATATGTAAAGATGGAACGTTCACTTTTGCAAAAACACTTACGTTTTCTGTATATGATAGAATAGGTGCTGGAGATGCTTATACGAGCGGAATTATTCATGGCGAGATAAAAGAGTTCGCACCAGAGAAAGCTGTTTCATTTGCGTCAGCAGCTGGAATGCTAGCACATACAATCGTCGGTGATACGCCAATGTCATCAGAGAAGGATATACTTCGGGCAATGACGGCATCAGTAGGTGATGTAGAAAGGTAG